CGTACGTCGACCGCTTCATCATCAACCACTATCTCCAGGCCGAAAGTGTGGCGATCTATGACTTCGCCGTCAAGTGCACCCTCCTGATCGAATTCTTTCAGAATGGCCTGGTCAGCACGATCTATCCCAAGGTTTTCGGAATCTGGAAGGAGCAGCCGGACGGCGCCAGCCATATTCAGGTCAACCGCTATTTCAGCGCGTTCTCCGCCGCCACCCTGCTGATTCTGCCGCTGTTTCTCATCGCAGTCCCGGCGCTGGTCCCCCTGGTCGTCAAACGGGAGGCCTACTATTCCGCTTTTCATTTTCTGCCCATCCTCAGCCTGGGATTTGTGGCACGCAGCCTGTTTTACATGTTTCTTGCGCCGTTTTACTATTACCGCAAGACCCGGCTGCTGCCGCGGGTGCTCTTTTTTTCCTCCCTGCTGCAACTCCTGTTTTCGTTTTGGTTTGTGAAGGAGTGGGGTGTACTGGGTGCCGTCTGGGTGAATTTCGGTATGAAGTGGATCGTGGCGGGATTTGCCTGGAATGAATGCCGCAAAATCTATAATTTCAAATTCAACAGGTTGAAATTGCTCTGGCTGCCGGTCATCTATACCCTGATCTTTTTTCTGGCTGATCTTTACGTCACGCCCGCTACTCCCTTGCTCGTCCATACGCTGGAGGGTGTCATCAGCCTGTTCCTGGTCTTTTTCGTCTATCGGCGCGAGCTATTGCCCATCTGGAACCAGTGGCGGACGAAAAAGGCCCCCGCCCTCTAGGTCTTGGCTGCCTCAGCAAATGCGCGGCAGCAATTCCCCCGCCGGCAGATCCACGAGGCGCCAGGCGCCGAGGCTGGTGTGCAGCGCCACCAGTCCCGCTTCCCCCTTTTTGACCTCACCGATCACTGCCGCATCGCGGCTGAGGGGATGGCTCCGCAAGGCCGCCACCGCGCTCTCCGCGGCTTCTCCGGCGATCGCCGCCACCAGCTTGCCCTCGTTGGCGATATAGAGCGGATCGAGACCCAGCAGCCCGCAGGCGGCGGCTACGTCCGGCCGCACCGGCAGCGCTTTCTCCTCCAGGCGGATCTCGAGGCTTGATCCCCTGGCGAACTCGTGACAGGTGGCTGCAAGGCCGCCGCGCGTCGGGTCGCGCAGGGCATGCACGGCCTCGCCGCACTCCGACAGGAGCAGGGCGGTCAGTTCATGCAGAGGAGCAGTGTCGCTTAGCAGCGCGGTGGAGAAACCGAGATTCTGCCGCCGGGAGAGAATGGCGATGCCATGGTCGCCGAGCGTGCCGCTGATGATCAGCCGGTCGCCCGGTTGGAGATGGCGGGAGCCGAGCGTCAACCCATGTGCGATCACGCCGATGCCGCTGGTGTTGATGAAGAGCTTGTCGGCCTTGCCCTTTTCGACGACCTTGGTGTCACCAGTGACGATTTGCACCCCCACTCGGGCTGCCGCCTCCGCCATCGCTGCGGCGATTCGGTCCAGATCCTCGAGGGGCAAGCCCTCCTCGATGATGAATCCGGCGCTGAGCCAGCGGGGCTGGCTGCCGCACATACACAGATCGTTGACCGTGCCGTTGACCGCCAACTCGCCGATGCAACCGCCGGGGAAAAACAGGGGATCGACGACGAAACTGTCGGTGGAGAAGGAGAGGCGCTGGCCCGGCTCCAGTTCAGGCAGCAGGGCGCCATCGTCGAGGGGATTGAGAAAGGGATTGGCGAAGTGGCGCCGGAAAAGATCGGAGATGAGGCCGGCCATCATACGGCCGCCGTTGCCATGGCCGAGCTGGATCGTTTCGCCGTTCACACTGAACCTCCCGGCATCAGGTTGAAGATCAAGAAATACGCTGCAGAGTACGTCAGGCGCGCTCCGGATTGCGATGGTAACTGAAATAGGCGGCACACGCCCCTTCGGCCGATACCATGGGCGCTCCGAGGGGACGCAGCGGGGTGCAGCGGCCGCCGAATGCCGGACAGTCGGGCGGTTTTTTCAGGCCCTGGAGGATTGCTCCGCTGATGCACTCCGTCGGGACCGCTTTTTCCGCTATCAGCCCGCTGAATTTGACCTGCGCATCCCATGCCGCATACTCGGGCCGTAGTCGGAGGCCGCTGGCGGGGATGACACCGATTCCCCTCCATTCGCAATCACATACTTCGAAGACGCTCTGCAGCTGCGCTTGGGCCGGGAGGTTGCCCTCGCGGCGCACCACGCGTTCATAGGCATTTTCGACCCGCGCCTCGCCCGCCTCAAGCATCTGCACCACCCGTCCGATGCCGCGGAGGAGGTCGGCCGCTTCAAAGCCGGTGACGACGATCGGCACCTGGAACTCGGCGGCCAGAGCCTCATAGGGCTGCCAGCCGAGGATAGCACAGGCATGACCCGCAGCGAGATAACCCTGCACCCGATTGCCGGGGCTTTGCAGCAGGGCGCGCACGGCGGGGGGGACGAGCACATGGGCGGTCAGCAGAGAAAAGTTCCGGATCCTTTCGCTGCGGGCGCGGGCGACGGCGAGGGCACTGCCCGGGGCGGTGGTCTCGAAGCCGATGGCAAAAAAGACGATCTCACGTCCGGGCGACCGTCGCGCCAGCGCGAGGGCGTCGAGGGCGGAGTAGACCATCTCCACTTTTCCGCCGGCGGCTCGGGCGGCAAACAGGGTGGTGGTGGAACCGGGGACGCGCATCATGTCTCCGAAGGTGGCGAGTGTCACCCCGGGGCGGGCGGCTAAGGCTATTGCTGCGTCGATGCGTGCGGATGGCGTAACGCAGACCGGACAACCCGGTCCGTGCACCAGTTCGATGCCGCGGGGCAAAAGCTGGTCAAGGCCGAGGCGGAGAATGGCGTGGGTCTGGCCGCCGCAGGTCTCCATGATCACCCAGGGGTGGTGTAGCGCGTTGCGGATCTCCTCGAGCAGCCGGCTGGCCACTTCAGGGTGGGCAAAGGGGGCGAGGTTCATAACGCGTCATCCCCCGCCTCGGCGCGTGGGCGATCCCCGGTTCGGGTGTCGAGCACGGCCCGCCACAGGGCATAAAACTGCTCCACCTCGGCGGCGTCGATGATCTCGAGAGCAAATCCGGCATGCACCATCACATGATCTCCAGCCCGTACCGCCGGTACATGCGCAAGGCAGACCTGCTTGCTGATGCCGCCAAAATCGACCTCCCCCATCTGCAACCCCTCCGTTTCATAGAGCCGGAGGACCTTTCCCGGTGCAGCGACGCACATCTTCGTTTCTCCCTCGGTTTGTTCTTACGCTGCAGGATGGCCCGCTGACCCGCGAAGACGGGCAGCGGCTACGGCGATCTGGCCCAGCGCGAGTCCGCCGTCATTGGCGGGGACGAGGCGATGAGCGAATACCTCGAACCCAGCCGTTTCGAGGATCCGGCGCAGCTGTGTGTGTAAAAGGGTATTCTGAAAGACACCGCCGCTGAGGGCGACGCGGTTGACACCGCTGCGCCGCCGTACCTCCTCCGCTGCGAGCCGGAAGATGTCCGCGAGGATGAGATGGAAGCGCCAGGCGAGCAGGCCGACGGAGCAGCCCTCGAGGGTCCTCCCGGTCAAGCGGCGGATGTACTGACCCAGATGGAGGGCACCAGCCGGCACAAAATCACTCCCCAGAATCTCGGCCAGGGCTGGCCGCGGGGCGTCACTCTTTTCGGCGGCCATCTCAACCGCCATAGCCGCCTCCGCTTCGAAGGTGTTCTCGAAACAGAGTCCCATAATGGCGGAGACGGCGTCGAACAGGCGCCCGCAGCTCGAGGTCAGGGGAGCGTTTACCCTCTTTTCCACGGAATCGAGGAGCAGCTCCAGCTCCGCGCGCGGGCGGTAGTGCATCACCTCGAGATCGAGATCGAGGCAGTTGCGGCCGAAGGCCGCATGAAGATGGCTCAGGGCCATGCGCCAGGGCTCGCGCACGGCGGCGCTGCCGCCCGGCATCGGCACCGGCTGCAGCCAGGCTTCGCGGGTGAACGCAGCGGCGTTGCCGAGCAAAACCTCGCCGCCCCAGATCGTGCCGTCGGTGCCGTAACCGGTGCCGTCGAGGATGATGCCGATGCAAGGCTCTGTGATCCGGTGTTCGGCCAGGACCGCAGCGAAATGGGCATGATGGTGCTGCACAGCCATCCGTTTGACCTCCGGCTGTGCGAGCACCCACTGAGTCGAAAGATAGTCGGGATGGAGGTCATGAATAATGATTTGCGGTTCGATCCGCAGCAGGGTTTTTAGATGGCCGATGGCATGGCGGAAGAAGGCCAGGGCCTCGGGGTTGTCGAGGTCGCCGATATGCTGGCTCAGGAAGACTTCGTTTTCGCGTCCAAGCGCGACGGTGTTTTTGAGTTCGCCGCCGACGGCAAGCATGGGGGAGGGCAGGACCTCTCCGAGGAGGATGGGTTCGGGCACATAACCGCGGCTGCGGCGGATGCGCATAGGCATGCCGTCGATAAGATGGACGATCGAGTCGTCACAGCGCTGCAGGATCTCGCGGTCATGGAGCAGAAAAGCGTCGGCGACACCGCCCAGACGCTTCAGTGCCTCCGCGTTATCGATTGCGATCGGCTCTTCGGCGAGATTGCCGCTGGTCATGACCAGCACCGGCAGGGGGCCGGCCAGAAGCTGATGGTGTAGCGGCGCATAGGGCAGCATGAAGCCCTGGCAGCGCTGACCGGGCGCGATGGCCCAGGGGAGGGGATGGATAGGTGCTTGTGGCGGCTGGCGGAGTTCTGCGCCGCTTTTGGCGCTCAGGAGCAGTATCGGCCGGGCAGCGGATTCCAGCAGCTCCTGTTCTTTTAGACTGACGTGGCACCAGCGGCGGATGATCTGGAGGTCGCGGGCCATCATGGCAAAAGGTTTGCGGCCCCGCCCCTTGCGCTGCCGCAGGGTCATGATCGCCGT
Above is a window of bacterium DNA encoding:
- a CDS encoding oligosaccharide flippase family protein, with the protein product MISRQFFKSSLIYSVTGALPLAASVLLLPFYTNLLSTGDFGRLALFISFSFLMQILVSFGLDSYITVQYIEYRNDSGLLKQNMSGILTAFLGFSGGIVLLSMLIGPWLFRLIFHDAELAFYPYGFLSVLTAVFHGIFKLYTNLLIYQQQPVRYFWVNILNFILVVALSLSGLYLFPRSLIGPMWGRLLAALAMAALAFIIFLREFGLTRDRSFLRGMAGYCWPLVLYSLLFWILSYVDRFIINHYLQAESVAIYDFAVKCTLLIEFFQNGLVSTIYPKVFGIWKEQPDGASHIQVNRYFSAFSAATLLILPLFLIAVPALVPLVVKREAYYSAFHFLPILSLGFVARSLFYMFLAPFYYYRKTRLLPRVLFFSSLLQLLFSFWFVKEWGVLGAVWVNFGMKWIVAGFAWNECRKIYNFKFNRLKLLWLPVIYTLIFFLADLYVTPATPLLVHTLEGVISLFLVFFVYRRELLPIWNQWRTKKAPAL
- the hypE gene encoding hydrogenase expression/formation protein HypE, with the translated sequence MNGETIQLGHGNGGRMMAGLISDLFRRHFANPFLNPLDDGALLPELEPGQRLSFSTDSFVVDPLFFPGGCIGELAVNGTVNDLCMCGSQPRWLSAGFIIEEGLPLEDLDRIAAAMAEAAARVGVQIVTGDTKVVEKGKADKLFINTSGIGVIAHGLTLGSRHLQPGDRLIISGTLGDHGIAILSRRQNLGFSTALLSDTAPLHELTALLLSECGEAVHALRDPTRGGLAATCHEFARGSSLEIRLEEKALPVRPDVAAACGLLGLDPLYIANEGKLVAAIAGEAAESAVAALRSHPLSRDAAVIGEVKKGEAGLVALHTSLGAWRLVDLPAGELLPRIC
- the hypD gene encoding hydrogenase formation protein HypD yields the protein MNLAPFAHPEVASRLLEEIRNALHHPWVIMETCGGQTHAILRLGLDQLLPRGIELVHGPGCPVCVTPSARIDAAIALAARPGVTLATFGDMMRVPGSTTTLFAARAAGGKVEMVYSALDALALARRSPGREIVFFAIGFETTAPGSALAVARARSERIRNFSLLTAHVLVPPAVRALLQSPGNRVQGYLAAGHACAILGWQPYEALAAEFQVPIVVTGFEAADLLRGIGRVVQMLEAGEARVENAYERVVRREGNLPAQAQLQSVFEVCDCEWRGIGVIPASGLRLRPEYAAWDAQVKFSGLIAEKAVPTECISGAILQGLKKPPDCPAFGGRCTPLRPLGAPMVSAEGACAAYFSYHRNPERA
- a CDS encoding HypC/HybG/HupF family hydrogenase formation chaperone — encoded protein: MCVAAPGKVLRLYETEGLQMGEVDFGGISKQVCLAHVPAVRAGDHVMVHAGFALEIIDAAEVEQFYALWRAVLDTRTGDRPRAEAGDDAL
- the hypF gene encoding carbamoyltransferase HypF; protein product: MLLDESSRSTRERRRIRLEGIVQGVGFRPFTLRLARECGVVGFVRNESGGVLIEAEGPPAVIDRFIGRILSEHPPFARVVRHNAIAIPVCGESEFSIRFSQYGDAAATFISPDLAVCPECLAEMNDPASRRYQYPFLNCTRCGPRFTIVRSLPYDRSRTSMAGFAMCPACQAEYDDPGDRRFHAQPTACPLCGPKLWLTNASGVQISGQDPVVAAWELLQQGRIVAIRGIGGFHLCVDAQNETAIMTLRQRKGRGRKPFAMMARDLQIIRRWCHVSLKEQELLESAARPILLLSAKSGAELRQPPQAPIHPLPWAIAPGQRCQGFMLPYAPLHHQLLAGPLPVLVMTSGNLAEEPIAIDNAEALKRLGGVADAFLLHDREILQRCDDSIVHLIDGMPMRIRRSRGYVPEPILLGEVLPSPMLAVGGELKNTVALGRENEVFLSQHIGDLDNPEALAFFRHAIGHLKTLLRIEPQIIIHDLHPDYLSTQWVLAQPEVKRMAVQHHHAHFAAVLAEHRITEPCIGIILDGTGYGTDGTIWGGEVLLGNAAAFTREAWLQPVPMPGGSAAVREPWRMALSHLHAAFGRNCLDLDLEVMHYRPRAELELLLDSVEKRVNAPLTSSCGRLFDAVSAIMGLCFENTFEAEAAMAVEMAAEKSDAPRPALAEILGSDFVPAGALHLGQYIRRLTGRTLEGCSVGLLAWRFHLILADIFRLAAEEVRRRSGVNRVALSGGVFQNTLLHTQLRRILETAGFEVFAHRLVPANDGGLALGQIAVAAARLRGSAGHPAA